A single region of the Bacteroides luhongzhouii genome encodes:
- a CDS encoding DUF5123 domain-containing protein: MMRLKYIWLAMTMSVLLSGVLFTACKEDEYHKIDDLFQPRYVLEEPEVKSNSIALVWYKVNEAVSYTVEYHLDNYYRNLFASVETTEPYIFMDDIPYGTTFYIRVRANAANAINNSQWAYASATTEPRPDYAKIVEDVSRGEITENTAVIRWAIDPENPVDSISVKPSMDTTLEEVTRYLTAEEMAQGYAEIDGLTRNTLYAANLYDTGKPRKYDKPYNQVTFRTAGPSMETIIIGWDDNLSEILSTNNDNADIPEGTEYFLPAGSSYTVTPFEIKKGFKLVGSTEGEMAEVVLTSSWRIASGSYIASLEFENIKFKQEVLDNYFFNCGNSYTLENISFFNCIFTGLNRGFWRHQGSNRKYIMDFSMEDCTLDLCGARAGGTYGTIYLGSGAGNDTMDRAVFRNCTFSRDHQGLPAGTGSFGNLFWARDMSTPIHLEYKNVTVYDFCINSMMINMPAAVGSELIMEKFLLASPCGQAYSLGANTTTTFSDNYITTDYALGGSNLRATELGVSAADLFVDPANGDLTIKDASSPIVTNRVGDTRWIP, translated from the coding sequence ATGATGAGATTAAAATATATATGGTTGGCAATGACCATGTCCGTGTTGCTTTCCGGTGTGCTTTTCACCGCTTGTAAGGAGGATGAATATCATAAGATAGACGACCTGTTCCAGCCTCGTTATGTGTTGGAAGAACCGGAAGTGAAGAGCAACTCCATTGCCTTGGTGTGGTATAAAGTGAATGAAGCAGTTTCTTATACGGTAGAATATCATTTGGATAACTATTACAGAAATCTTTTTGCTTCGGTGGAAACAACAGAGCCTTATATTTTCATGGACGACATACCATACGGGACCACCTTTTATATTCGTGTGCGTGCCAATGCTGCGAATGCTATCAATAACTCACAGTGGGCTTATGCCTCGGCTACCACAGAACCGCGTCCCGACTATGCTAAAATTGTGGAGGATGTCTCCAGAGGAGAGATCACTGAAAACACAGCGGTTATCCGTTGGGCGATCGATCCGGAAAACCCGGTAGATAGTATCAGCGTGAAGCCAAGCATGGACACTACGCTGGAAGAGGTGACGCGTTATTTGACAGCGGAGGAAATGGCACAGGGGTATGCAGAAATCGACGGATTGACTAGAAATACGTTGTATGCAGCTAATTTGTACGATACGGGTAAACCCCGCAAGTATGACAAGCCGTACAATCAGGTGACTTTCCGTACGGCAGGTCCGTCTATGGAAACGATTATAATAGGATGGGATGATAATCTGTCTGAAATACTAAGTACGAACAACGATAATGCAGATATTCCGGAGGGAACGGAATATTTCTTGCCGGCGGGTTCTTCTTATACGGTGACTCCGTTTGAGATAAAGAAAGGCTTTAAACTGGTAGGTAGCACCGAAGGTGAAATGGCAGAGGTTGTATTGACAAGTTCGTGGAGAATTGCTTCCGGGTCTTATATTGCCAGTCTTGAATTTGAGAATATCAAGTTCAAACAGGAAGTGCTTGACAATTACTTCTTTAATTGCGGTAATTCTTATACATTGGAAAATATTAGCTTCTTCAATTGCATATTCACCGGACTGAATCGTGGCTTCTGGCGTCATCAGGGATCTAACCGGAAATATATAATGGATTTCTCGATGGAAGATTGTACGTTGGATTTATGTGGAGCACGTGCCGGAGGTACGTATGGTACGATCTATTTAGGTTCGGGAGCAGGCAACGATACGATGGACAGAGCGGTATTTAGAAATTGTACGTTCAGCAGAGATCATCAGGGATTACCGGCAGGTACGGGAAGTTTCGGCAACTTATTCTGGGCGCGTGACATGAGTACGCCTATTCATCTGGAATATAAGAATGTGACTGTTTATGATTTCTGTATTAACAGCATGATGATTAATATGCCGGCTGCCGTTGGTTCAGAGTTGATTATGGAGAAATTCCTGTTGGCATCACCTTGTGGACAGGCTTACTCTCTTGGTGCAAACACGACAACTACTTTCTCTGACAATTATATTACTACCGATTACGCTTTGGGAGGTAGTAACCTTCGTGCGACGGAGTTGGGCGTCAGTGCTGCCGATTTGTTTGTTGATCCTGCGAATGGGGATTTGACAATCAAGGATGCTTCATCACCAATTGTAACCAATCGTGTGGGGGACACCCGTTGGATTCCTTAA
- a CDS encoding SusC/RagA family TonB-linked outer membrane protein yields MNKIIISIFTLLLVAVGTSAQVVTGTVTDDLGPVIGAAVMVEGTTIGATTDLDGNFSINVPDAKTAVLVVRYVGMNEIKEPLKGRTSGILIKMTEAVGQLDDVVVIGYGTQKRGNLTGAIASVSGKVLEKVPTASVAEAMVGKLPGVQITSVDGSPDAEIKILVRGGGSITQDNTPLILVDGFEVGSLNDIPPTDVESIEVLKDAASTAIYGARGANGVILVTTKKPMEGRVSINVNAYLQTKTLSNKLDVMDPYEFVLMQYEYERQRSSNPTGFFDRYGRANELYIYQGDEGTDWQDEVFGTNPVAKYVDISLNGGTEKTKYKFSFIHQDQPSVMVNNGLKQNNLNMTLNTKILDKLTFEYRTRVVHKVVDGSGTEGVSLLSALRQAPTRGLDEYMTLPEDNIYFDPESYDEEVRFNPIEESERNYRKRISKTFNTMGALTWDILKGLTFRSEFGYEYSTTENRRFWGVDTSTARSHNNLPFVEWGMSQTSKWQLSNVLNYNFMLNDVHDFRLMIGQEMKHNITKGKTYTTRYFPANTTAEKAFDNLALGTPYENSSSAGSPSRIASFFGRINYGYEDKYLATLTLRADGSTKFASGNRWGFFPAAAIAWRMSNEDFLKDSPIVSNLKLRLSYGTSGNDRIPADLYAKYYGVSSNRPAGWGEISRYYYRFYNTSYLYNPDVKWETTITRNLGVDFGFFKERLSGSLDIYWNTVKDLLVPSDIPGYTGYTSLMSNVGQTSNRGIELSLSGYIVETKDFSLNATFNIGHNKNKIDKLSSGENEWILSSGWAGTQLLNTDDYRARVGGTSGLIYGFVNDGFYTMNDFESFDSAARTWKLKDGVVDSSPLSGTPRPGNAKFKKLTPVDENSANPYQITDDDRTVIGETTPKFSGGFGLNATYKGFDLSMFFNFMYGFDVYNANKIMMTTWYDNSGNNLSMDVASDKRWRNFDDMGNEIRYNPEALAKFNENATMWNPTSIGRPIAMSYAIEDGSFLRLNTLTLGYTLPQAWTRKAGLNRVRFYMSGYNLWTITGYSGYDPEVNIATGLTPNIDHDAYPRSRTYTFGVQLTF; encoded by the coding sequence ATGAATAAAATTATCATAAGTATTTTTACTCTCCTACTGGTTGCGGTAGGCACTTCCGCCCAGGTTGTGACCGGTACGGTGACAGATGATTTGGGACCTGTAATCGGAGCTGCGGTGATGGTAGAAGGAACAACCATTGGAGCTACGACGGATCTTGACGGGAATTTTTCCATCAATGTTCCCGATGCGAAAACCGCTGTACTGGTGGTTCGATATGTCGGGATGAATGAAATAAAGGAGCCATTGAAAGGGCGTACATCAGGTATTCTTATTAAAATGACGGAAGCAGTCGGACAGTTGGACGATGTGGTTGTGATAGGCTATGGCACTCAGAAGAGGGGAAATTTGACCGGTGCAATCGCCAGTGTGTCAGGAAAGGTATTGGAGAAGGTTCCGACAGCTTCAGTGGCTGAAGCTATGGTCGGAAAACTTCCGGGTGTACAGATTACTTCCGTAGACGGTTCGCCGGATGCAGAAATAAAGATTCTTGTTCGTGGTGGAGGATCCATTACGCAGGATAACACTCCGCTTATTTTGGTGGATGGTTTTGAAGTTGGAAGCCTGAATGATATTCCTCCTACCGATGTGGAGTCTATCGAAGTATTGAAAGATGCTGCTTCAACAGCAATCTATGGTGCCCGTGGTGCGAACGGCGTTATTCTTGTTACCACTAAAAAGCCAATGGAAGGACGGGTGAGCATCAATGTAAATGCTTACCTGCAAACCAAGACTTTGTCGAACAAACTGGATGTTATGGACCCGTATGAGTTCGTACTGATGCAGTATGAATACGAGCGTCAGAGAAGTTCTAATCCTACCGGTTTTTTTGACAGGTATGGCAGGGCCAATGAACTGTATATTTATCAGGGTGACGAAGGTACGGATTGGCAAGATGAAGTGTTCGGTACCAATCCGGTGGCTAAGTATGTAGATATCAGCCTGAATGGAGGTACGGAGAAAACGAAATATAAATTCTCTTTTATCCATCAGGATCAGCCAAGTGTAATGGTGAATAACGGACTGAAGCAGAACAACCTGAATATGACGTTGAATACTAAGATTCTTGATAAACTGACCTTTGAATATCGTACGCGTGTGGTACATAAAGTGGTGGACGGTTCCGGGACAGAAGGAGTGAGTTTGCTTTCTGCACTCCGTCAAGCTCCAACAAGAGGATTGGATGAATACATGACCTTACCGGAAGATAATATATATTTCGATCCGGAATCCTATGATGAAGAGGTACGTTTTAATCCGATAGAGGAATCGGAGAGAAACTACCGGAAACGAATTTCAAAAACGTTCAATACGATGGGAGCACTGACTTGGGATATTTTGAAAGGACTGACTTTCCGTTCGGAATTTGGCTATGAATATAGCACGACAGAGAATCGACGTTTTTGGGGAGTAGATACCAGTACGGCCCGGAGTCATAATAATCTGCCGTTTGTAGAATGGGGAATGAGTCAAACCTCCAAATGGCAATTAAGCAATGTACTGAATTACAACTTCATGTTGAATGATGTACATGACTTCCGGTTAATGATCGGACAGGAAATGAAACATAATATCACAAAGGGGAAGACCTATACGACCCGTTATTTTCCTGCCAATACTACAGCAGAGAAGGCGTTTGATAACTTGGCGTTGGGTACGCCTTATGAGAATTCTTCTTCAGCGGGATCTCCGTCGCGTATAGCTTCTTTCTTTGGTCGTATCAACTATGGGTATGAAGATAAGTATCTGGCAACATTGACGTTGCGTGCCGATGGCTCTACAAAATTTGCTTCCGGCAATCGTTGGGGATTTTTCCCGGCAGCTGCTATTGCCTGGCGTATGTCTAATGAGGATTTTCTGAAAGACAGCCCGATCGTTTCCAATTTGAAATTGAGGTTGAGCTACGGTACGTCCGGTAACGACCGGATTCCTGCCGACCTGTATGCCAAATATTATGGGGTAAGCAGCAACCGTCCGGCGGGATGGGGAGAAATTTCCCGTTACTATTATCGTTTCTACAATACCAGTTATCTTTATAATCCGGATGTGAAGTGGGAAACAACGATCACTCGAAACTTGGGTGTGGACTTCGGTTTCTTCAAAGAAAGGTTGAGCGGTTCGCTTGATATTTACTGGAATACAGTAAAAGATTTGCTCGTTCCTTCGGATATTCCTGGCTATACTGGTTATACGAGTCTCATGAGCAACGTGGGGCAGACTTCCAATAGAGGTATTGAGCTTTCATTGTCAGGATACATTGTTGAGACTAAAGATTTTAGTTTAAATGCAACCTTTAATATCGGGCATAATAAGAACAAAATCGATAAACTGTCGAGTGGAGAAAATGAATGGATTCTGTCTTCCGGATGGGCGGGGACACAGTTGCTCAATACTGATGATTATCGGGCGCGCGTAGGCGGAACCAGTGGTCTCATCTACGGATTTGTGAATGACGGCTTTTATACAATGAATGATTTCGAGTCTTTTGATTCTGCCGCCAGAACCTGGAAATTGAAAGACGGAGTAGTGGACTCCAGCCCGTTGTCAGGAACACCACGTCCGGGTAATGCTAAATTCAAGAAGTTGACTCCGGTGGATGAGAATAGTGCCAATCCTTATCAGATTACGGATGACGACCGTACTGTAATTGGTGAAACGACTCCCAAGTTTTCGGGAGGATTCGGACTGAACGCTACCTATAAAGGCTTTGATTTGAGTATGTTTTTTAATTTCATGTATGGTTTTGATGTGTATAATGCAAATAAAATCATGATGACTACTTGGTATGATAATAGTGGCAATAACCTTAGTATGGATGTTGCTTCCGACAAGCGTTGGCGTAATTTTGATGATATGGGAAATGAGATCCGTTATAATCCGGAAGCATTGGCCAAGTTCAACGAGAATGCAACGATGTGGAATCCGACCTCTATCGGACGTCCCATTGCGATGTCGTATGCTATTGAAGACGGTTCGTTCTTGCGTCTGAATACCCTTACACTGGGATATACTCTCCCGCAGGCATGGACTCGTAAAGCTGGATTGAACAGAGTGCGTTTTTATATGTCGGGCTATAACCTTTGGACGATCACAGGTTATTCCGGGTACGATCCTGAAGTAAATATCGCTACCGGATTAACACCGAATATCGATCATGATGCCTATCCGAGAAGCCGTACTTACACTTTTGGCGTGCAACTGACATTTTAA
- a CDS encoding glycoside hydrolase family 28 protein produces the protein MNRLFEEKMRTLLIILFSVVLGQGCSDSKCEGNKWGDVYKDLPFSMPEVEQPSFPDYQVDICDFGAKSDGVTLNTEAINNAIKAVHDKGGGKVVIPEGLWLTGPIVLQSNVNLHAEKNALIVFSSDTSLYPIITTSFEGLDAKRCQSPISAMNAENIAITGYGVFDGAGDRWRPVKKDKMTDRQWKNLVNSGGKVDEDGKVWYPNEGALKASVLMAGSGDKRTEITSEEWEDMKSWLRPVLLSIVKSKKILLEGVTFKNSPSWCLHPLSCESLTLNDVKVFNPWYSQNGDALDVESCKNVLIANCFFDAGDDAICLKSGKDEDGRRRGEPCENIIVRNNTVLHGHGGFVIGSEMSGGVKNVYVSECSFIGTDVGLRFKSARGRGGVVENIYINNINMIDIPNDALIADLYYAVKGAPGEPVPSVSEETPAFRNIYISDVFCRGAGRAAYLNGLPEMPIENISIKNMVVTGAKEGIVVNKVAKLNIENVEIDTPDQSMIQIENTTDITINGKELGTISEKRLLTKN, from the coding sequence ATGAATAGATTATTTGAAGAAAAAATGAGAACGCTTCTGATTATCCTTTTCTCTGTTGTGTTAGGACAGGGCTGTTCAGATTCTAAATGTGAGGGAAACAAGTGGGGGGATGTATATAAAGACCTTCCCTTCTCGATGCCTGAAGTAGAGCAACCTTCTTTCCCCGATTATCAGGTGGACATTTGCGATTTCGGAGCAAAAAGTGATGGCGTGACGCTGAATACGGAGGCTATTAATAATGCGATCAAAGCGGTGCATGACAAGGGAGGTGGCAAGGTGGTCATTCCGGAAGGCTTATGGCTGACAGGACCTATTGTTTTGCAGAGTAACGTCAATTTGCATGCGGAAAAGAATGCGTTGATTGTATTTAGTAGTGATACTTCGTTATATCCGATTATCACCACTTCGTTTGAAGGACTGGATGCAAAACGTTGCCAGTCGCCTATCTCGGCAATGAATGCGGAGAACATAGCCATCACCGGTTATGGTGTTTTTGATGGAGCAGGGGATAGATGGCGTCCTGTCAAGAAGGATAAGATGACGGACAGGCAATGGAAGAATCTGGTGAACTCCGGTGGTAAGGTGGATGAGGACGGAAAGGTGTGGTATCCTAATGAAGGAGCGCTGAAAGCATCTGTTCTCATGGCCGGCAGCGGAGATAAACGGACTGAAATCACGAGTGAGGAATGGGAAGACATGAAGAGTTGGTTGCGTCCTGTATTGCTAAGTATCGTGAAGAGCAAAAAGATTCTTCTGGAAGGTGTGACCTTCAAAAACTCTCCGAGTTGGTGTCTTCATCCCTTGTCGTGCGAGTCTTTGACATTGAATGATGTAAAGGTATTCAATCCCTGGTATTCGCAAAACGGTGACGCACTGGATGTGGAATCATGCAAGAATGTGTTGATTGCCAATTGTTTCTTTGATGCGGGGGATGATGCTATCTGCCTGAAGTCGGGCAAAGATGAAGATGGTCGCAGAAGGGGCGAACCTTGTGAGAATATAATTGTGAGAAACAACACTGTTTTGCATGGTCATGGCGGATTCGTGATTGGTAGTGAAATGTCCGGTGGTGTGAAAAATGTATATGTGTCCGAATGTTCTTTTATCGGTACGGATGTCGGATTACGGTTTAAAAGTGCCCGTGGACGCGGTGGTGTTGTGGAGAATATTTATATCAATAATATAAATATGATTGATATTCCTAATGATGCCTTGATTGCCGACTTGTATTACGCGGTCAAAGGTGCTCCCGGCGAACCGGTTCCGAGTGTGAGTGAAGAAACGCCTGCTTTCAGAAACATTTATATTTCAGATGTATTTTGCAGAGGAGCAGGACGGGCAGCTTATCTGAACGGACTTCCCGAAATGCCGATCGAGAATATTTCCATTAAGAATATGGTGGTTACGGGTGCTAAAGAGGGTATTGTTGTGAATAAAGTGGCAAAGCTCAACATTGAGAATGTGGAAATTGACACTCCCGATCAATCTATGATACAGATAGAAAATACGACGGATATCACCATTAACGGAAAAGAGTTGGGAACGATTTCAGAGAAACGGTTACTAACCAAAAACTAA
- a CDS encoding RagB/SusD family nutrient uptake outer membrane protein — protein MNKKLIYSAIVCLGLSMSSCNDFLDVEPPAGFTPEYLFESEDEINSLITNVYSAMTRDQIYGGAFAYNLNTNTDVEMSSFTNNTVNSAGSDVGCFDVKPYWSTLNDTWNAVYSAINVSNDIIEGIENSPLYLQGRTSEQLKHMYGEIKTLRAMLYLDLIRTFGDVIFVTKPSESTDNFLVGVTDRNEILEFLIDDLISVEPGMKYAADLDYGVERASREYCQGLIGLLAMNRGGWTLRPDKDNPSSIGYMERGENFEHYYDIAIEYLGKVIGEGKHDLRQSYEQVWANECKWTTVSNDDIIFAVPMLKGTTGRYAFNIGVTIAEGDHEYGRARNYVTFCGTYIFSFDKNDLRRDVTCAPYKYDEDLNQELDMGIAGMGVGKWSKLKMDAPMGSSSQGNTGINAVRMRFADVLLLYAEAVNERFGPREDAKEALKRVRRRAFDASMWTDKVESYVESLGSEETFFEALMNERKWEFGGESIRKYDLARWNKYGEVIYNLYNEMVNWGLVANGQYIEGIDDVPTNIYYKDIPDPVNNGRTILDIQGIDEYMHARPAGYEDQEYAISWRVLDRETQTYKTADAISWSFRGFINMNNDRIVKPTDPLRYLCPYPTKVITDHRGLIQNYYGF, from the coding sequence ATGAATAAGAAATTAATATATTCGGCTATTGTTTGCCTGGGACTGTCGATGTCTTCCTGCAATGACTTTCTGGATGTGGAACCTCCGGCAGGATTTACTCCCGAGTATCTTTTCGAGTCGGAAGATGAAATCAATTCTTTGATTACTAATGTTTATTCGGCAATGACCAGAGATCAGATATATGGAGGAGCATTTGCCTACAATTTAAATACGAATACTGATGTAGAGATGTCTTCTTTCACCAATAATACGGTCAACTCTGCCGGATCGGACGTCGGTTGTTTTGATGTGAAACCTTATTGGAGTACTCTGAACGATACATGGAATGCTGTTTATTCTGCCATTAATGTGTCTAATGACATCATTGAGGGAATTGAAAACTCTCCTTTGTATTTGCAGGGCAGAACCAGCGAACAGTTGAAACACATGTACGGAGAGATTAAAACCCTCCGGGCCATGCTTTATCTGGATTTGATCCGTACGTTTGGAGATGTGATATTTGTTACAAAACCGTCAGAGTCTACTGATAACTTTTTGGTAGGAGTGACAGACCGCAATGAGATTCTGGAGTTTCTGATTGACGATCTAATCAGTGTGGAGCCGGGTATGAAATATGCTGCCGATCTGGATTATGGTGTGGAACGTGCTTCCAGAGAATATTGTCAGGGGTTGATCGGGCTGTTGGCTATGAATCGTGGCGGATGGACTTTACGTCCCGATAAAGATAATCCCTCCAGTATCGGTTACATGGAACGCGGAGAGAACTTCGAGCATTATTATGATATTGCCATTGAATATCTGGGTAAAGTGATTGGTGAAGGAAAACACGATCTGAGGCAGAGCTATGAGCAAGTATGGGCGAATGAATGTAAGTGGACAACGGTCAGCAATGACGACATCATTTTTGCCGTGCCGATGTTGAAAGGTACTACCGGACGCTATGCTTTTAATATCGGAGTGACAATAGCGGAGGGAGACCATGAATATGGACGTGCCAGAAACTATGTAACGTTCTGTGGGACGTATATCTTCTCTTTTGATAAGAATGATTTGCGTCGTGACGTGACTTGTGCTCCTTATAAATATGATGAAGATTTGAATCAGGAACTTGATATGGGGATTGCCGGTATGGGCGTAGGAAAATGGTCAAAGTTGAAAATGGATGCGCCGATGGGCTCTTCCAGCCAGGGTAATACAGGTATCAATGCTGTCCGAATGAGATTTGCGGATGTGTTATTGCTTTATGCGGAAGCTGTAAATGAACGTTTCGGACCTCGCGAAGATGCGAAAGAGGCATTGAAGCGCGTAAGAAGAAGAGCTTTTGACGCTTCGATGTGGACAGACAAGGTGGAATCGTATGTGGAAAGTCTTGGCAGCGAAGAAACATTCTTTGAAGCGTTGATGAATGAACGGAAATGGGAATTCGGAGGTGAAAGTATTCGCAAATATGATTTGGCGCGTTGGAACAAGTATGGAGAAGTGATATACAATTTATACAACGAAATGGTAAATTGGGGGCTTGTGGCTAACGGACAGTACATAGAAGGAATTGATGATGTGCCGACTAATATTTATTATAAAGATATACCGGACCCGGTGAATAATGGTCGTACCATCCTTGATATTCAGGGAATTGATGAATATATGCATGCTCGTCCGGCTGGATATGAAGATCAGGAATATGCTATTAGTTGGAGGGTGCTCGATAGGGAGACACAGACTTACAAAACAGCTGATGCCATATCCTGGAGTTTCAGAGGATTTATCAATATGAATAATGACCGGATAGTGAAACCCACCGATCCATTAAGATACTTGTGTCCTTATCCGACGAAAGTTATCACCGATCATCGCGGATTGATACAGAACTATTACGGTTTTTAA
- the ltrA gene encoding group II intron reverse transcriptase/maturase: MKERMQKTSAQAHDFPQRARTESEWYEGVQTFMWMTEDNIVEVPFDKEHLLEIILSPSNLNKAYKAVVRNNGSGGIDKMSCEQLLPWLKANKDELIISLQSGTYRPNPVRRVEIPKDNGKKRLLGIPTVVDRLVQQAINQVLTPIYERQFSKTSYGFRPKRGCHDALRKAQKIVSEGYIYVVDLDLERFFDTVSHSKLIEILSRTIKDGRVISLIHKYLRSGVINRGMFERSTEGTPQGGPLSPLLSNIMLNELDKELERRGHPFVRYADDAMIFCKSKRAAKRVRESITLFIEGKLFLKVNHEKTVVSYVKGVKFLGYSFYVKKGECILLVHSKSKNKMKSKLKELTSRSNGWGYEKRKQKLKDYIRGWIAYFCLAQMKRLCSETDEWLRRRIRMCIWKSWKNAKTRVANLKKCGVSEWQAYQWGNTRLGYWRVSNSPIVTFVMSNDKLRKAGYMEFMDCYLKWCPK; the protein is encoded by the coding sequence ATGAAAGAAAGAATGCAGAAAACATCAGCCCAAGCTCATGACTTCCCTCAAAGAGCTAGGACGGAATCCGAATGGTATGAGGGAGTGCAGACTTTCATGTGGATGACCGAAGACAACATCGTGGAAGTACCATTTGACAAAGAACACCTATTGGAAATCATCCTTAGTCCATCGAACCTGAACAAAGCCTATAAGGCGGTAGTCAGGAACAATGGAAGTGGCGGTATCGACAAGATGTCATGCGAACAATTATTGCCATGGCTAAAGGCCAATAAGGATGAACTGATAATCTCTTTGCAGTCCGGGACTTATCGTCCCAACCCTGTACGCAGGGTAGAAATACCAAAGGACAATGGCAAAAAGCGCCTCTTAGGAATCCCCACAGTGGTAGACCGATTGGTGCAACAAGCCATAAACCAAGTGTTGACGCCGATATACGAGCGTCAGTTTTCCAAGACAAGTTACGGTTTCCGTCCCAAAAGGGGTTGCCATGATGCTCTCCGTAAGGCGCAAAAGATAGTGAGTGAAGGTTATATATATGTAGTCGACCTCGACCTTGAACGCTTTTTCGATACGGTAAGTCATAGCAAGCTGATAGAAATACTCAGCCGTACCATAAAGGATGGAAGGGTAATAAGTCTGATACACAAATATCTTCGTAGCGGTGTAATAAACCGAGGAATGTTCGAGAGGAGTACAGAAGGAACTCCCCAAGGAGGTCCTCTAAGTCCTCTGTTAAGTAATATCATGCTCAATGAATTGGACAAGGAACTGGAAAGACGTGGACACCCCTTTGTCCGTTACGCAGACGATGCGATGATATTTTGCAAATCCAAACGTGCCGCCAAACGTGTAAGGGAATCGATAACTCTGTTCATAGAAGGGAAACTCTTCCTTAAAGTGAACCATGAAAAGACGGTCGTATCTTATGTGAAAGGAGTAAAGTTCTTAGGGTACTCCTTTTATGTGAAGAAAGGGGAATGTATTCTACTTGTACACTCAAAATCCAAAAACAAGATGAAATCAAAACTCAAAGAATTGACAAGTCGGAGTAATGGATGGGGATATGAGAAAAGGAAACAGAAACTCAAAGATTACATAAGAGGATGGATTGCCTACTTCTGCCTTGCACAAATGAAAAGGCTTTGTAGTGAAACCGACGAATGGCTAAGACGACGTATTCGCATGTGTATCTGGAAATCATGGAAGAATGCCAAAACCCGAGTAGCAAACTTAAAGAAATGCGGTGTCTCTGAGTGGCAGGCATATCAATGGGGAAACACTCGTCTTGGTTATTGGCGTGTCTCGAACAGCCCAATAGTAACCTTTGTAATGTCCAATGATAAATTGCGTAAGGCAGGCTATATGGAGTTCATGGACTGCTATCTCAAATGGTGCCCAAAATAG